A genomic region of Streptomyces sp. R33 contains the following coding sequences:
- a CDS encoding fatty acyl-CoA synthetase → MTAARTVQAGRAGEPVRQNTVDGLVRDSALRVPDRTAVRYRERTWTYAELDAAVSTGAAVLRERYGLAAKDRVATFAHNSDAYLLAFLACARAGLTHVPVNQNLTGEDLAYILDDCTSALVLADPDLAARIPGGRDVRPLRDAPGSFLAQLAAPLPFAADRDPDAVVQLLYTSGTTALPKGAMMTHKALVHEYESAIEALDLAEGDRPVHSLPLYHSAQMHVFLLPYLAVGAQNTILDAPVAEEIFGLVEAGRADSLFAPPTVWIGLANHPEFERRELGALRKAYYGASIMPVPVLERLRARLPGLGFYNCFGQSEIGPLATVLGPDEHEGRMDSCGRPVRHVEAKVVDEDGADVPDGTAGEVVYRSPQLCLGYWNDPEATKKAFRDGWFRSGDLAVRDAQGYFTVVDRVKDVINSGGVLVASRQVEDVLYTHPGVAEAAVVGLPDERWIEAVTAVVVPRGGVTEAELLAYARERLAGFKAPKRVLFVDALPRNASGKILKRELRDRFGRQDRQGR, encoded by the coding sequence ATGACGGCAGCGCGGACGGTGCAGGCAGGACGGGCCGGGGAGCCGGTGCGGCAGAACACGGTCGACGGGCTGGTGCGCGACAGCGCGCTGCGGGTCCCCGACCGGACGGCCGTCCGCTACCGCGAACGCACCTGGACGTACGCGGAGCTCGACGCGGCCGTGTCCACCGGCGCCGCCGTCCTGCGGGAGCGGTACGGGCTGGCCGCCAAAGACCGGGTCGCGACCTTCGCCCACAACTCCGACGCCTACCTGCTCGCCTTCCTCGCCTGCGCGCGGGCCGGGCTCACCCACGTCCCGGTCAACCAGAACCTCACCGGCGAGGACCTCGCGTACATCCTGGACGACTGCACGAGCGCGCTGGTCCTCGCCGACCCGGACCTGGCCGCGCGGATCCCCGGGGGCCGTGACGTACGGCCGCTGCGCGACGCGCCCGGCTCCTTCCTGGCGCAGCTCGCAGCTCCGCTGCCCTTCGCGGCGGACCGCGACCCGGACGCGGTGGTGCAGCTGCTCTACACCTCGGGGACCACGGCGCTGCCCAAGGGCGCGATGATGACGCACAAGGCGCTGGTCCACGAGTACGAGAGTGCGATCGAGGCGCTGGACCTGGCCGAGGGGGACCGGCCGGTGCACTCGCTGCCGCTCTACCACTCGGCGCAGATGCACGTGTTCCTGCTGCCGTACCTGGCGGTGGGCGCGCAGAACACGATCCTGGACGCGCCGGTCGCGGAGGAGATCTTCGGCCTGGTGGAGGCCGGGCGGGCCGACAGCCTGTTCGCCCCGCCCACGGTGTGGATCGGTCTCGCCAACCACCCGGAGTTCGAGCGGCGGGAGCTGGGCGCGTTGCGCAAGGCGTACTACGGGGCCTCGATCATGCCGGTGCCGGTCCTGGAGCGGCTGCGGGCGCGGCTGCCCGGACTCGGCTTCTACAACTGCTTCGGGCAGAGCGAGATCGGGCCGCTGGCCACCGTCCTCGGACCGGACGAGCACGAGGGGCGGATGGACTCCTGCGGCCGGCCGGTCCGCCACGTCGAGGCGAAGGTCGTCGACGAGGACGGCGCGGACGTGCCGGACGGCACGGCGGGCGAGGTGGTGTACCGGTCGCCGCAGCTGTGCCTGGGCTACTGGAACGACCCGGAGGCGACGAAGAAGGCCTTCCGGGACGGTTGGTTCCGCTCAGGGGACCTCGCGGTGCGCGATGCGCAGGGCTACTTCACGGTCGTCGACCGGGTGAAGGACGTCATCAACTCGGGCGGCGTGCTGGTGGCCTCGCGGCAGGTCGAGGACGTGCTGTACACCCATCCGGGGGTGGCCGAGGCGGCGGTGGTGGGCCTGCCCGACGAGCGGTGGATCGAGGCCGTCACGGCGGTCGTGGTGCCGAGGGGCGGGGTGACGGAGGCGGAGCTGCTGGCGTACGCGCGGGAGAGGCTGGCCGGCTTCAAGGCCCCGAAACGGGTCCTCTTCGTGGACGCCCTCCCGCGCAACGCCAGCGGCAAGATCCTCAAGCGTGAACTCCGGGACCGGTTCGGGCGGCAGGACCGGCAGGGTCGGTAG
- a CDS encoding acyl-CoA synthetase: protein MEYNLADLFESVVDVVPDREALVYVDHPGTGAERRLTYAELDAAANRIAHHLLDSGLTAGEHLGLHLYNGVEYLQTVLACLKARLVPVNVNYRYVEEELVYLYNDADLAALVFEGEFTERVAAALPQTTRLRHLIRVGPAPEGAPQLPVAPVAYEDAEAAGSPERGFAPRSPDDLFIIYTGGTTGMPKGVMWRAEDLFFAGLFGGDPSGEPVKRPEELAERVASKGAGLTFFPAPPLMHGTSTLTSFIAFNYGQRVVIHRKYAPEEVLRTIEKEKVSSVSLVGDAMLRPLIDALKGPLKGTDLSSLFSVSSSGAIMSETVRAEFQRLVPNVLLLNNFGSSESGSNGRAADDSSPEKGFRLVVNDRTQVVDPVTHEPVPVGVPGRLAQRGHVPLGYYNDAAKTAETFFQKGSERWVLLGDMATVDEEGIVTVLGRGSQCINTGGEKVYPEEVEQALKSHPDVYDALVAGVPDAKWGNHVAAVVQVRTGAREPSLEEIQSHCRTRLAGYKIPRQLVVTPAIQRSPSGKADYRWAKSVATEADAGAGADRAH, encoded by the coding sequence GTGGAGTACAACCTTGCCGACCTGTTCGAGTCGGTCGTCGACGTGGTCCCGGACCGCGAGGCCCTTGTGTACGTGGACCACCCCGGGACCGGCGCCGAGCGCCGCCTCACGTACGCGGAGCTGGACGCGGCGGCGAACCGCATCGCGCACCACCTGCTGGACAGCGGCTTGACGGCCGGCGAGCACCTGGGCCTGCACCTCTACAACGGCGTCGAGTACCTGCAGACCGTCCTGGCCTGCCTCAAGGCCCGCCTCGTACCGGTGAACGTCAACTACCGCTACGTGGAGGAGGAGCTGGTCTACCTCTACAACGACGCCGACCTCGCCGCGCTCGTCTTCGAGGGCGAGTTCACCGAGCGGGTGGCCGCCGCCCTCCCGCAGACGACCAGGCTGCGCCACCTGATCCGCGTCGGGCCGGCCCCCGAAGGCGCTCCGCAGCTCCCCGTCGCGCCCGTCGCGTACGAGGACGCCGAGGCGGCCGGCTCGCCCGAGCGCGGGTTCGCACCCCGCTCCCCCGACGACCTGTTCATCATCTACACGGGCGGCACCACCGGCATGCCCAAGGGCGTCATGTGGCGCGCGGAGGACCTGTTCTTCGCGGGGCTCTTCGGCGGCGATCCCTCGGGCGAGCCGGTGAAGCGGCCCGAGGAGCTGGCCGAGCGGGTCGCGTCGAAGGGAGCCGGGCTCACCTTCTTCCCCGCTCCCCCGCTGATGCACGGCACCTCGACGCTGACCTCGTTCATCGCCTTCAACTACGGCCAGCGGGTGGTCATCCACCGCAAGTACGCGCCGGAGGAGGTGCTCCGCACCATCGAGAAGGAGAAGGTGTCGAGCGTCTCGCTGGTGGGCGACGCGATGCTCCGGCCGCTCATCGATGCGCTCAAGGGCCCGCTCAAGGGGACCGACCTGTCCTCGCTGTTCAGCGTCTCCTCGTCCGGGGCGATCATGTCGGAGACGGTACGGGCGGAGTTCCAGCGGCTGGTGCCGAACGTGCTGCTCCTGAACAACTTCGGGTCCTCGGAGTCCGGGTCCAACGGCAGGGCGGCCGACGACTCGAGCCCCGAGAAGGGCTTCCGGCTCGTCGTCAACGACCGTACGCAGGTGGTGGACCCGGTGACGCACGAGCCGGTGCCGGTGGGCGTACCGGGGCGGCTCGCCCAGCGCGGCCACGTCCCGCTCGGCTACTACAACGACGCGGCGAAGACCGCCGAGACCTTCTTCCAGAAGGGCTCCGAGCGGTGGGTGCTGCTCGGGGACATGGCGACGGTGGACGAGGAGGGCATCGTCACGGTCCTCGGGCGCGGCTCGCAGTGCATCAACACGGGCGGCGAGAAGGTCTACCCGGAGGAGGTCGAGCAGGCGCTGAAGTCCCACCCGGACGTGTACGACGCCCTGGTCGCCGGGGTGCCGGACGCGAAGTGGGGCAATCACGTGGCGGCGGTGGTCCAGGTCCGGACGGGTGCCCGGGAGCCCAGCCTGGAGGAGATCCAGAGCCACTGCCGGACCCGGCTCGCGGGATACAAGATCCCGCGCCAGCTGGTCGTCACACCGGCCATCCAGCGCTCGCCGAGCGGCAAGGCGGACTACCGCTGGGCGAAGTCGGTGGCGACGGAGGCGGATGCCGGGGCGGGCGCGGACCGGGCGCACTGA
- a CDS encoding alpha/beta fold hydrolase — translation MSIFNTHDGTALAYHVQGEGEPLVCLPGGAMRASAYLGDLGGLSAGRRLVRLDLRGTGDSAIPADESTYRVDHQVADVEALRVHLGLERMDVLAHSAGGNLAQLYAAAHPDRVRRLVLVTPTCWAVGLDSTPAQRLEVVRKRAGGEPYDTAIAAYERILGILAAGATPTPADWRRTMPLAYGRWDAEARAHVEASDREKNAAAGAAYAGPGAFDPPATRAGLRRVAGEVLVLAGELDSNPTAALAAELAGLFPHGAVDVQAGGAHFPWLDDPQWFAARVERFLDEGV, via the coding sequence ATGTCGATCTTCAATACCCACGACGGAACCGCACTCGCCTACCACGTCCAGGGCGAGGGCGAGCCGCTCGTCTGCCTCCCGGGCGGCGCCATGCGGGCCTCCGCCTATCTCGGCGATCTGGGCGGCCTGAGCGCCGGACGCCGGCTTGTCCGCCTCGACCTGCGGGGCACGGGCGACTCGGCGATACCGGCGGACGAGTCCACGTACCGGGTCGACCACCAGGTCGCCGACGTCGAGGCGCTCCGGGTCCACCTCGGTCTGGAACGCATGGACGTGCTGGCCCACTCGGCCGGCGGCAATCTCGCCCAGCTGTATGCGGCCGCGCACCCCGACCGGGTGCGTCGCCTGGTCCTGGTCACCCCGACCTGCTGGGCCGTGGGCCTCGACTCGACCCCGGCGCAGCGCCTGGAGGTGGTCCGCAAGCGGGCGGGCGGCGAGCCGTACGACACGGCCATCGCCGCATACGAGCGGATCCTCGGCATCCTGGCGGCCGGCGCCACCCCCACCCCGGCGGACTGGCGCCGGACGATGCCGCTCGCCTACGGGCGCTGGGACGCGGAGGCGCGCGCTCACGTCGAGGCGAGCGACCGGGAGAAGAACGCGGCGGCGGGCGCCGCCTACGCGGGCCCCGGTGCCTTCGACCCGCCCGCCACCCGGGCCGGGCTCCGCCGTGTCGCGGGCGAGGTGCTGGTGCTGGCCGGGGAACTGGACAGCAACCCCACCGCCGCCCTCGCCGCCGAACTCGCCGGGCTCTTCCCGCACGGTGCGGTCGACGTCCAGGCGGGCGGCGCGCACTTCCCGTGGCTGGACGACCCGCAGTGGTTCGCTGCCCGAGTGGAGCGCTTCCTGGACGAAGGGGTCTGA
- a CDS encoding YhjD/YihY/BrkB family envelope integrity protein codes for MTSIFRQLHGRLQASPAGLAWSRGREMELMHRAMGFAALGFLTLVPLLVVVAAAAPGSGSGFGRWLGQALGVTESSRARVEMLFGAADLALERTTAFGLAALAVFGLTFGSAVQTGYEKVWDLPTARWHTMWRHVVWLALLVCYLGLLVEIPAPSKDAPGTILGTTGDLLGTILFFWGSQRLLLGGRVRWRALLPGAVATSLGLLGLRVFSQLVFSPLIASNAVTYGPFGTLLVVQSWLVGVGFVVYGGALVGRLVHEHLTLRRLQDTGLLPE; via the coding sequence GTGACCTCGATCTTCCGACAGCTCCACGGCCGGCTCCAGGCCTCCCCGGCCGGGCTGGCGTGGAGCCGGGGGCGGGAGATGGAGCTGATGCACCGGGCCATGGGCTTCGCCGCCCTCGGCTTCCTGACCCTGGTGCCCCTGCTGGTGGTCGTCGCGGCCGCCGCACCCGGCAGCGGCTCCGGCTTCGGCCGCTGGCTCGGCCAGGCCCTCGGGGTCACCGAGTCCTCGCGGGCCCGGGTCGAGATGCTGTTCGGCGCGGCCGACCTGGCGCTCGAGCGGACCACGGCCTTCGGTCTCGCCGCCCTGGCCGTCTTCGGCCTGACGTTCGGCTCGGCCGTGCAGACCGGGTACGAGAAGGTCTGGGACCTGCCCACCGCCCGCTGGCACACCATGTGGCGGCACGTCGTCTGGCTCGCCCTGCTGGTCTGCTACCTCGGGCTGCTGGTCGAGATCCCCGCGCCGTCGAAGGACGCGCCGGGCACGATCCTCGGCACCACCGGCGACCTTCTCGGCACGATCCTCTTCTTCTGGGGCTCCCAGCGGCTGCTGCTCGGCGGCCGCGTCCGCTGGCGGGCCCTGCTCCCGGGGGCGGTGGCGACCAGCCTGGGCCTGCTCGGCCTGCGGGTCTTCTCCCAGCTGGTGTTCTCCCCGCTGATCGCGTCGAACGCCGTCACCTACGGCCCCTTCGGCACCCTGCTGGTCGTCCAGTCCTGGCTGGTCGGCGTCGGCTTCGTCGTCTACGGCGGCGCCCTCGTCGGCCGCCTCGTCCACGAACACCTCACCCTCCGCCGCCTCCAGGACACCGGGCTCCTGCCCGAGTGA
- the paaK gene encoding phenylacetate--CoA ligase PaaK, whose product MTAYAGVHDDSERLSGDELAALQLKRLRTTLSRAYEQVPHYRQAFDKAGVHPDDCRSLADLSLFPFTTKADLRDQYPFGMFAVPRSEVRRIHASSGTTGRPTVVGYTDGDLSTWADVVARSIRAAGGRPGQIVHIAYGYGLFTGGLGAHYGAERLGCTVVPASGGMTDRQVRLIQDFRPEVIMVTPSYMLTLLDEMERQGIDPRSTSLRTGIFGAEPWTEEMRREIEQRLDIDAVDIYGLSEVIGPGVAQECVETKDGLHIWEDHFYPEVVDPFTGAVLPEGESGELVFTSLTKEAMPVIRYRTRDLTRLLPGTARPAFRRMEKITGRSDDMIILRGVNLYPTQIEEILLRTPGLAPHFQLRLTREGRMDALTVRVEARREADAGRRESAAAAVVRAVKEGIGVSVRVEVVDPETLERSVGKIKRLVDLREAL is encoded by the coding sequence ATGACGGCGTATGCGGGTGTCCACGACGACAGTGAGCGGCTCAGCGGCGACGAGCTCGCCGCGCTCCAGCTGAAGCGGCTGCGCACCACGCTGAGCCGTGCCTACGAGCAGGTGCCCCACTACCGGCAGGCCTTCGACAAGGCCGGCGTGCACCCCGACGACTGCCGTTCCCTCGCCGACCTCTCCCTCTTCCCCTTCACCACCAAGGCCGACCTGCGCGACCAGTACCCCTTCGGCATGTTCGCCGTGCCCCGCTCCGAGGTGCGCCGCATCCACGCCTCCAGCGGTACCACCGGCCGCCCCACCGTCGTCGGGTACACCGACGGGGACCTCTCCACCTGGGCGGACGTCGTGGCCCGGTCCATCCGGGCGGCGGGCGGCAGACCGGGCCAGATCGTGCACATCGCGTACGGGTACGGCCTGTTCACCGGCGGCCTCGGCGCGCACTACGGCGCGGAGCGGCTCGGCTGTACGGTCGTCCCGGCGTCCGGCGGGATGACCGACCGCCAGGTCCGGCTGATCCAGGACTTCCGGCCGGAGGTGATCATGGTGACGCCCTCGTACATGCTCACGCTGCTGGACGAGATGGAGCGCCAGGGCATCGACCCGCGCAGCACCTCGCTCCGTACGGGCATCTTCGGCGCTGAGCCGTGGACCGAGGAGATGCGCCGGGAGATCGAACAGCGGCTCGACATCGACGCGGTGGACATATACGGCCTGTCCGAGGTGATCGGGCCGGGCGTGGCGCAGGAGTGCGTGGAGACCAAGGACGGCCTGCACATCTGGGAGGACCACTTCTATCCGGAGGTCGTCGACCCGTTCACCGGTGCGGTGCTGCCGGAGGGCGAGTCCGGGGAGCTGGTGTTCACCTCCCTCACCAAGGAGGCCATGCCGGTCATCCGCTACCGGACCCGCGACCTGACCCGGCTGCTGCCCGGCACGGCCCGGCCGGCCTTCCGGCGGATGGAGAAGATCACGGGCCGCAGCGACGACATGATCATCCTGCGCGGGGTGAACCTGTACCCGACGCAGATCGAGGAGATCCTGTTGCGCACGCCCGGCCTGGCCCCGCACTTCCAGCTGCGGCTGACCCGGGAGGGCCGGATGGACGCCCTGACCGTACGGGTGGAGGCGCGCCGGGAGGCGGATGCCGGCCGGCGGGAGTCCGCGGCGGCCGCCGTGGTCCGGGCGGTCAAGGAGGGCATCGGGGTCTCCGTGCGCGTCGAGGTGGTCGACCCGGAGACCCTGGAGCGCTCGGTGGGCAAGATCAAGCGGCTGGTGGACCTCCGCGAGGCACTGTAG
- a CDS encoding penicillin acylase family protein, producing MRFLDGYGRTRPLLRRAALTGAALLAVTAAPQASAAAAAADRGPSGGGLSAVIRYTENGIPHILAQDYAHLGFGTGWAQAADQVCVLADGFVTVAGERSRWFGADAAPDGSLSSAAANLSSDLYFKGVRESGTVEKLLATPAPAGPTPDLEELMRGWAAGYNAWLAQNKITDPACKGAAWVRPVTVLDVASRGFAVSVLGGQGRAVDAIAAAQPPGRAASPTSRTEPAAGAGAEPDPAAAAEAARAFFDTGRYDMGSNAVAFSGSTTASGGGLLLGNPHYPWQGGRRFWQSQQTIPGELNVSGGSLLGTAVINIGFNEKVAWSHTVATGTPVNLHQLTLDPADATTYLVDGKPEKMTQRTVSVQVAGGDPVTRTQWWTRYGPVVTGLGPGLPLPWTAGTAYALNDPNAANLRGSDTALAMGKARTVAGIQDALKRTQGLPWVNTVAADSAGGTLFTQSQVLPRITDELAARCSTPLGRATYPASGLAVLDGARGDCALGSDPDAVQPGVFGPGRAPTLRDAPYAENSNDSAWLANADRPLTGYERVWGNAGTPRSLRTRGAVEDVAAMAAKGRLTVADLQKQQFANRVPAGDLAAADAAKACAALPGGAATASDGRPVDVSAACAVLAGWDRTADTGSRGALLFDRFWRRLTAGTAAKDLWLVPFSAADPVRTPRTLNRAAPGIGRALADTVAELTAAGIALDAPLGAHQFVVRGGQRLPVPGGTEALGVWNKIEAPWNAAGGGYPEVVHGSSHIQAVGWDGGRCPVARTLLTYGQSSNPASPYYADQTRLFSQERWVTSRFCERDILTSPQLKVVRPRERR from the coding sequence TTGCGCTTTCTTGATGGATACGGCCGCACCCGCCCGCTGCTCCGGCGCGCCGCACTCACCGGCGCCGCCCTGCTCGCCGTCACCGCGGCGCCGCAGGCCTCGGCCGCGGCGGCCGCCGCGGACCGCGGCCCGTCCGGCGGCGGCCTGTCCGCCGTCATCCGGTACACCGAGAACGGCATACCGCACATCCTGGCCCAGGACTACGCGCACCTCGGCTTCGGCACCGGCTGGGCCCAGGCCGCCGACCAGGTCTGCGTGCTCGCCGACGGGTTCGTGACCGTGGCCGGCGAGCGGTCGCGCTGGTTCGGCGCCGACGCGGCGCCCGACGGCTCGCTCTCCTCCGCGGCCGCGAACCTGTCCAGCGACCTGTACTTCAAGGGGGTGCGGGAATCCGGCACCGTCGAGAAGCTCCTCGCCACGCCCGCCCCGGCCGGCCCCACCCCAGACCTCGAGGAGCTGATGCGCGGCTGGGCCGCCGGGTACAACGCCTGGCTCGCCCAGAACAAGATCACCGATCCGGCCTGCAAGGGCGCCGCCTGGGTGCGCCCGGTCACCGTCCTCGACGTGGCCTCCCGCGGCTTCGCCGTCTCCGTGCTCGGCGGCCAGGGGCGCGCCGTCGACGCCATCGCCGCGGCGCAGCCGCCGGGCCGGGCGGCCTCCCCGACGTCCCGTACGGAGCCTGCGGCCGGGGCCGGGGCCGAGCCCGACCCGGCGGCAGCCGCCGAGGCCGCGCGGGCCTTCTTCGACACGGGCCGCTACGACATGGGCTCCAATGCGGTGGCCTTCAGCGGCTCCACCACCGCGAGCGGGGGCGGCCTGCTGCTCGGGAACCCGCACTACCCCTGGCAGGGCGGCCGCCGCTTCTGGCAGTCGCAGCAGACCATACCCGGGGAACTGAACGTCTCCGGCGGCTCCCTGCTGGGCACCGCCGTGATCAACATCGGCTTCAACGAGAAGGTGGCCTGGAGCCACACCGTGGCCACCGGCACCCCCGTCAACCTGCACCAGCTCACCCTGGACCCGGCCGACGCGACCACTTATCTGGTCGACGGCAAGCCCGAGAAGATGACGCAGCGGACGGTCAGCGTCCAGGTGGCGGGCGGCGATCCCGTCACCCGAACCCAATGGTGGACCCGCTACGGTCCCGTGGTCACCGGTCTCGGCCCGGGCCTGCCGCTGCCTTGGACGGCCGGCACGGCGTACGCGCTGAACGACCCGAACGCCGCGAACCTGCGCGGCTCCGACACCGCCCTCGCCATGGGCAAGGCCCGCACGGTCGCCGGGATCCAGGACGCGCTGAAGCGCACGCAGGGCCTGCCGTGGGTCAACACGGTCGCCGCGGACTCGGCCGGCGGCACGCTGTTCACCCAGTCCCAGGTACTCCCCCGGATCACCGACGAGCTCGCAGCCCGCTGCTCCACACCGCTCGGCAGGGCCACGTACCCGGCGTCCGGGCTCGCGGTCCTCGACGGCGCGCGCGGCGACTGCGCGCTCGGCTCGGACCCGGACGCGGTGCAGCCCGGGGTGTTCGGCCCGGGGAGGGCGCCGACGCTGCGCGACGCGCCGTACGCCGAGAACTCCAACGACAGCGCCTGGCTGGCCAATGCCGACCGGCCACTGACCGGGTACGAGCGGGTCTGGGGCAATGCGGGCACCCCGCGTTCGCTGCGCACCCGCGGCGCCGTCGAGGACGTGGCGGCGATGGCCGCGAAGGGCCGGCTGACCGTGGCCGATCTGCAGAAGCAGCAGTTCGCGAACCGGGTGCCCGCCGGTGACCTGGCGGCGGCCGACGCGGCGAAGGCCTGCGCGGCCCTGCCCGGCGGAGCGGCCACCGCGAGCGACGGCCGGCCGGTGGACGTCTCGGCGGCCTGCGCGGTGCTCGCGGGCTGGGACCGGACGGCCGACACCGGCAGCCGCGGCGCGCTGCTCTTCGACCGGTTCTGGCGCAGGCTCACGGCGGGCACGGCGGCCAAGGACCTGTGGCTGGTGCCGTTCTCGGCGGCCGATCCCGTCCGTACGCCCCGTACGCTCAACCGGGCGGCGCCCGGCATCGGCCGGGCCCTCGCGGACACGGTGGCCGAGCTGACGGCGGCGGGCATCGCCCTCGACGCGCCGCTCGGCGCGCACCAGTTCGTGGTGCGCGGCGGGCAGAGGCTGCCGGTGCCGGGCGGCACCGAGGCACTGGGCGTGTGGAACAAGATCGAGGCACCCTGGAACGCGGCCGGCGGCGGCTACCCGGAGGTCGTGCACGGCTCCAGCCACATCCAGGCGGTCGGCTGGGACGGCGGCCGCTGCCCGGTCGCGCGCACGCTGCTGACGTACGGCCAGTCGTCGAACCCGGCCTCGCCGTACTACGCCGACCAGACCCGCCTGTTCTCCCAGGAGCGGTGGGTGACCTCGAGGTTCTGCGAACGGGACATCCTCACCTCGCCGCAGCTGAAGGTGGTCCGGCCGCGCGAGCGCCGCTGA